In Hahella sp. KA22, one genomic interval encodes:
- the rplQ gene encoding 50S ribosomal protein L17, with product MRHRKSGRKFNRTSAHRKSMFRNMAASLVEHELIKTTVPKAKELRRVAEPLITLAKSDSVANRRLAFSRLRSRDAVTKLFEEIGPRYKDRPGGYLRILKCGLRPGDSAPMAFVELVDRPVVEAEGDNEE from the coding sequence ATGCGTCATCGTAAAAGTGGTCGTAAATTTAACCGGACTAGCGCGCATCGCAAGTCGATGTTCCGGAATATGGCGGCATCGTTGGTAGAGCATGAGCTGATCAAAACCACGGTGCCCAAAGCGAAAGAACTGAGAAGAGTGGCTGAGCCTCTGATCACTTTGGCTAAAAGTGATTCTGTAGCTAACCGCCGTCTTGCTTTCTCTCGTCTGAGAAGCAGAGATGCAGTGACCAAGCTGTTCGAAGAGATTGGTCCTCGTTACAAAGATCGCCCTGGCGGCTATCTGCGTATTCTCAAGTGTGGTCTGAGACCGGGTGACAGTGCTCCAATGGCTTTTGTAGAGCTAGTGGACCGT
- the rpoA gene encoding DNA-directed RNA polymerase subunit alpha — protein MQRSLNEFLTPRTIEVNQINATHAKVTLEPLERGFGHTLGSALRRILLSSMPGCAVVEVEIDGVLHEYSTVEGVQEDVIEILLNLKNLAIKMHNRDEATLSLNKKGAGPVLASDIQLDHDVEIANPDMVICNLNSNGDVKMKLKVARGRGYEPADQRNSADDETRAIGRLQLDSSFSPVLRVAYNVESARVEQRTDLDKLVIDLETNGTIDPEEAIRRAATILQQQLAVFVDFDQQNEPEKVEEQEEIDPILLRPVDDLELTVRSANCLKAENIYYIGDLIQRTEVELLKTPNLGKKSLTEIKDVLASRGLSLGMRLENWPPASIRGDDRVLGG, from the coding sequence ATGCAGCGTTCATTAAACGAATTTCTTACACCTCGTACTATCGAGGTGAATCAAATCAATGCGACTCACGCAAAGGTGACCCTGGAACCGCTCGAACGCGGTTTCGGGCATACTTTAGGAAGTGCATTACGCCGCATTTTGCTGTCTTCAATGCCGGGTTGCGCTGTCGTCGAAGTTGAGATCGATGGCGTTCTTCACGAGTACAGCACCGTTGAAGGTGTGCAGGAAGATGTTATCGAAATTCTTCTGAACCTGAAGAATCTCGCCATCAAAATGCACAACCGTGATGAAGCAACGTTGTCCCTGAACAAGAAGGGCGCTGGTCCAGTATTGGCTAGCGATATCCAACTTGATCATGATGTTGAGATTGCGAACCCAGACATGGTTATTTGCAATCTTAACTCGAATGGCGACGTTAAGATGAAACTGAAAGTGGCTCGTGGGCGTGGTTATGAGCCTGCGGATCAGCGGAACTCAGCTGATGACGAAACAAGAGCAATTGGAAGATTGCAGCTTGATTCTTCTTTCAGCCCAGTGCTCCGTGTTGCTTATAACGTTGAAAGCGCTCGGGTTGAGCAGCGTACCGATTTGGACAAGTTGGTTATCGACTTGGAGACAAACGGAACGATTGATCCTGAGGAAGCAATCCGTAGGGCAGCGACAATTCTGCAACAGCAGCTTGCTGTCTTTGTAGATTTTGATCAGCAAAATGAGCCAGAAAAAGTTGAAGAGCAAGAAGAAATCGATCCGATTCTTCTGCGGCCGGTTGATGATTTAGAACTGACTGTGCGTTCAGCGAACTGCTTAAAAGCTGAGAACATCTACTATATCGGTGATCTCATTCAACGCACTGAGGTGGAGCTTTTGAAGACTCCTAACCTAGGCAAGAAATCATTAACCGAAATTAAAGACGTGCTTGCTTCACGCGGCTTGTCTTTAGGTATGCGTCTTGAAAACTGGCCTCCGGCCAGCATTCGGGGCGATGATCGGGTATTAGGCGGCTAA
- the rpsD gene encoding 30S ribosomal protein S4, giving the protein MARYIGPKCKLSRREGTDLFLKSGARALDSKCNMETAPGQHGQRRGRLSDYGLQLREKQKVRRMYGVLEKQFRSYYKEAARIKGATGENLLQLLERRLDNVVYRMGFGSTRSEARQLVSHKAILVNGKAVNIPSYQVKPGDVVSIREKSKNQLRIKGSLELAAQRATLEWIEVDAAKMSGTFKSVPERTDLSPDINENLIVELYSK; this is encoded by the coding sequence ATGGCTCGTTATATTGGACCGAAGTGTAAATTGTCTCGCCGTGAAGGCACAGACCTGTTTTTAAAGAGCGGAGCTCGCGCACTTGATAGCAAGTGCAACATGGAGACCGCTCCTGGGCAACATGGCCAACGTCGTGGTCGTCTATCCGACTATGGTCTACAGTTGCGTGAGAAGCAAAAAGTACGTCGTATGTACGGAGTTCTGGAAAAGCAATTCCGTAGCTACTACAAAGAAGCAGCCCGCATTAAAGGCGCTACAGGCGAGAACCTGCTCCAGTTGTTAGAGCGTCGTCTGGATAATGTTGTATACCGTATGGGATTCGGCTCCACCCGCTCCGAAGCCCGTCAGTTGGTGTCACACAAGGCGATTCTGGTGAATGGTAAGGCTGTAAATATTCCGTCCTATCAGGTCAAGCCTGGCGATGTAGTAAGCATTCGCGAGAAATCAAAGAATCAGCTTCGCATTAAAGGCTCTCTTGAGTTGGCCGCACAGCGTGCAACTCTGGAGTGGATTGAAGTTGATGCTGCGAAGATGTCTGGAACCTTCAAATCAGTTCCTGAGCGTACTGATCTGTCTCCAGATATTAACGAAAACCTGATTGTGGAGCTCTACTCTAAGTAA